The Hyperthermus butylicus DSM 5456 genome includes a region encoding these proteins:
- a CDS encoding DUF2299 domain-containing protein, with the protein MQSTGEQLKDRIAGWLAGAGFIVVSFQGPLPSNAEWGLLVSTPPPLQVKLRVMGLRGGAVTLGIGVNISEHHRKLIEGLSIEERVRLTASMLEKLLMLCPYCRVALQGSLGSPVGIIAEIYIDGAEATKQRIVDDAARLVNIFLLINSILWKRFPATSPERSGTATPSSFM; encoded by the coding sequence TTGCAGTCTACCGGTGAGCAGCTAAAGGATCGTATAGCGGGATGGCTAGCTGGTGCTGGCTTCATAGTAGTATCATTCCAGGGTCCACTGCCCTCGAATGCTGAGTGGGGCCTCCTGGTCTCGACACCACCGCCACTGCAGGTAAAGTTGAGGGTTATGGGTCTCCGTGGCGGTGCAGTAACGCTCGGTATTGGCGTCAATATCTCTGAGCACCATAGAAAGCTCATTGAGGGGCTTAGCATCGAGGAGAGGGTTAGGCTTACAGCTAGCATGCTCGAGAAGCTCCTAATGCTATGCCCCTACTGTAGGGTAGCGCTGCAGGGTAGTCTCGGCAGTCCGGTAGGAATCATAGCCGAGATATACATTGACGGTGCAGAAGCAACCAAGCAGAGAATCGTCGATGATGCAGCTAGGCTTGTAAACATATTCCTACTCATAAACTCGATACTGTGGAAGAGGTTTCCAGCCACAAGCCCAGAGAGGAGCGGCACAGCTACACCCTCATCATTTATGTAA
- a CDS encoding KaiC domain-containing protein — MPIERVKTGIPGLDEILNGGIPRRNVVLLSGGPGTGKTIMSQQYLWNGLQMGEPGVYVALEEHPVQVRINMAQFGWDVRPYEREGTFAIVDAFTGGIGETAKRERYVVRDPTDVGLLIDVLKEAIRDTGAQRVVIDSVSTLYLTKPSVARSVVMMLKRVLSGLGTTSFLVSQVSVTERGFGGPGVEHAADGIIRLDLDEIDGELKRSLIIWKMRGTKHSMRRHPFEITDKGIIIYANKVLRVTRRGVYEETVSSEES; from the coding sequence ATGCCCATAGAGCGTGTGAAGACTGGTATACCGGGCCTAGACGAGATACTAAATGGTGGTATACCTAGGAGGAACGTGGTATTGCTCAGCGGCGGGCCCGGCACCGGCAAGACCATTATGAGCCAGCAGTACCTATGGAACGGCCTGCAGATGGGTGAGCCAGGTGTCTACGTGGCACTAGAGGAGCATCCAGTACAGGTTAGAATCAACATGGCCCAGTTCGGTTGGGATGTAAGACCATATGAGCGCGAGGGTACCTTCGCTATAGTGGATGCGTTTACCGGCGGCATAGGTGAGACTGCAAAGAGAGAGCGCTACGTAGTCCGCGATCCAACGGATGTGGGTCTCCTCATCGACGTTCTAAAGGAGGCTATAAGGGATACTGGCGCCCAGCGCGTAGTAATAGATTCCGTCTCCACGCTCTATCTAACAAAACCCAGCGTAGCTAGGAGCGTAGTAATGATGCTCAAGCGTGTTCTAAGCGGCCTCGGCACCACAAGCTTCCTCGTAAGCCAGGTATCCGTCACCGAGAGAGGATTCGGTGGTCCGGGCGTAGAGCACGCAGCAGATGGTATCATAAGGCTAGACCTCGACGAGATCGACGGTGAGTTGAAGAGGAGCCTAATAATCTGGAAGATGAGGGGCACAAAGCACAGTATGAGAAGGCATCCATTCGAGATAACAGATAAGGGCATAATAATCTATGCAAACAAAGTCCTACGCGTAACAAGACGTGGCGTCTATGAGGAGACAGTTAGCAGTGAAGAGAGCTAG